The following are encoded together in the Echeneis naucrates chromosome 9, fEcheNa1.1, whole genome shotgun sequence genome:
- the oclnb gene encoding occludin b: MPGKKPKTSSHQPGGSKQHSSRHRHSEIMSNPVYPYYPGDKMLHFYRWTSPPGVMKILCIIIIIMCVAVFACVASTLAWDYDMNLLGLGGGTGLVPGVGGSFGGSLGGSYSGGFGSGYGGSFSGGGSYGYGQVQMDPKTGKGFIIAISAITFIAVLIIFVLVVSKQNAARSPTFYLATIIICAILAFLMIIATIVYLVAVNPTAQSTGSIYYNQIRQLCAQYQTQTQAQGIFLNQYLYHYCVVEPQEAIAIVLGFLVFVALIILLVFAVRTRSKIRRWGRDRVLWEEVKVISDGPHHSVGEWVKQVSSDPEVLLNDYNDKVGGSRNDMDRMDHSRPLYLPGDSEISSTVGGLKPRLNGYESGDDLEEEDFSVFFPAILDEQERLNYKREYDRHHQEYKTLQTELDSINQDLADLNRELAQHPAGSPQFLDAMNEFTTLKNLKRSPDYQTKKKRCKYLRAKLSHIKKMISEYDQRP; this comes from the exons ACATAGCAGCAGACACCGGCACAGTGAAATCATGTCCAACCCAGTGTATCCTTACTACCCAGGAGATAAGATGCTTCACTTCTACCGCTGGACTTCACCACCAGGTGTGATGAAGATAttgtgcatcatcatcatcatcatgtgtgtggctgtgtttgctTGCGTGGCCTCCACGCTGGCCTGGGACTATGATATGAACCTCTTGGGTCTGGGAGGCGGAACTGGCTTGGTGCCAGGTGTTGGTGGCTCATTCGGCGGCTCACTTGGCGGAAGTTACAGTGGCGGTTTTGGCAGTGGATATGGAGGTTCCTTTAGTGGCGGTGGATCCTATGGATATGGGCAAGTCCAGATGGACCCAAAAACAGGCAAAGGCTTCATCATCGCAATTTCAGCCATCACATTCATAGCCGTGCTCATCATATTCGTGTTAGTTGTTTCGAAGCAGAATGCTGCTCGCTCACCAACGTTCTATTTGGCAACCATAATCATCTGTGCCATCCTAGCATTTCTGATGATCATTGCTACTATTGTGTACCTGGTGGCAGTCAACCCAACAGCTCAGTCCACCGGGTCTATCTACTATAACCAGATCCGCCAGCTTTGTGCCCAGTACCAGACTCAGACCCAGGCTCAAGGCATCTTCCTCAACCAGTACCTTTACCATTATTGTGTGGTGGAGCCCCAAGAG GCCATAGCTATTGTCCTGGGCTTCCTGGTGTTTGTTGCCCTCATCATCCTCCTGGTGTTCGCTGTCAGGACTCGATCAAAGATCAGGAGATGGGGCCGTGACCGTGTCCTCTGGGAAGAAGTGAAAGTTATCAGCGATGGTCCACACCACAGTGTTGGGGAATGG GTAAAACAAGTGTCTAGTGACCCAGAAGTACTGCTGAATGACTATAATGACAAGGTTGGTGGGTCCAGAAACGATATGGACCGAATGGACCACAGCAGGCCTCTTTACCTGCCAGG AGACTCAGAAATCAGCAGCACTGTGGGAGGCCTGAAGCCCAGACTGAACGGCTATGAGTCTGGAGATGatctggaggaggaagacttcagtgt TTTCTTTCCTGCCATTCTGGATGAGCAAGAACGTCTGAACTACAAACGGGAGTATGACCGCCATCACCAGGAGTACAAAACTTTGCAGACTGAGCTGGACAGCATAAACCAAGACCTGGCAGACCTGAACAGGGAACTAGCCCAACACCCTGCGGGCAGTCCACAGTTCCTG GATGCCATGAATGAATTCACCACACTAAAGAATCTCAAGAGG TCCCCAGACTACCAAACTAAGAAGAAAAGGTGTAAATATCTCAGAGCCAAACTGTCCCACATCAAGAAGATGATCAGTGAATATGACCAGCGACCTTGA